GCGAGCTCGAGGGGTCGCGTCTCGGCGGGAGGGCTCGCTGGATCCAGCTCACTCATCACCTCGATATAGACGCTCCAGCGGGATACGGGTTATTTGGCGTGCGCCAAATTCGACTCGATTCGGGCTCGACTCACGAGGAGTGAATACGTATCGACAATTTATTGAAAATTCGCGCGCAATTGGTTATCCATGCGCGATCCCACCGCTTCCGAGAACGGTTCGACGGGGACGGGGATTCGCCGGCTCGTCGAAACGTACACGCCCGACGGAACGCTCGGACGACTGGGGCTCGGCGCGGTGACGGCCCCGGTGGGGGTGTACTCGCTGATCGTCGCAGTCGGCTTTCTGCTCAACCCGGCGCTCGTGTCGTGGCTGCTCGTCCCGACGGCGGCGGCCGTGGGCGTCGCGCTCGTGAGTCTGACCCTGCTCACGCTCTGGCCCGTCTACCTCTCGCTCATCGGTCGAATCGACCGTCCGACCGAGTACGCGGACGCGGCTCGGTCCAGTCCCTCGCCGTCACCGTCGCCCGTCGAACGGCTGAAGGAGGAGTACCGACGCGGGCGGCTCTCGGAGGAGGAGTTCGAAAACGCGCTGGAAGCGGCCCTCGAAGCACCCGAGCGGTCCCCGTCGGAGACGGGACACAGCCGACGGTCCCGCGGCGACCGACTCGAGGTCGAAGAGTCCGAACGAAGCGGCTGACGGCGCCCCGCTGGAGCGCCGTGGCGCCAGCGATACACTCCCCCTCGAATCGGCGTACGGTATCGGCCGGGATACGAACACCAGGTGGTTTTTTAACAATTTAGTCCGATAGAACGGATATGGGCGCAACTCCCACGACCAGTACAGACTCGACGTTCGAGTTACCATCCAATCCGGTCGGATACGTCGCCATCCTCATGGCGGTTATCACGGGCGTGCTCCACCTGGTAGCGTCCACCAACGCGATCGAGTTTAGTCAGGTGCTCGCAATCCTGTTCGTCCTCAACGGCCTCGGCTTCCTCGGCGGGGCGGCGCTGTACCTGACTCGGTTCTGGCGGCGACCGCTGTTTCTCGTCGCGGCGGCGTACTCGATCGTGACGATCCTCGCGCTCTTCCCGGTCCAGGGCTGGGGCGTCGAAGCGTTCTACATGGAGGGTAACCTCAACCCGTTAGCCGTCATCACGAAAGCCGCCGAGGCGATCCTCGCCGTCTGCGCCGTCTACCTGTACGTCGACGCCGGTGAGTGACCGTCGATTCCGCCAGAAACGCGACAACAACACACTCACAGCCGGGGAAACAGCGCCTCGCCCGTTTCACCCCTGACGAACGTCGTCGCCAGCTCGGCCTCCGCCCGGCGCAGGCGGTAGGAGAGCGTCGACCGCGGCAACTCGAGTTCTGCCGCGAGCTCCGAGAGGTCGATCCGACGTGGAGTCTCGTAGTAGCCGCGCTCGACCGCCGCTCGCAGGGCGGCGCGCTGTTCCCTCGAGAGGGGGCCCTCCGCGTCAGGTTCGGGATCGACGTCCGCCAGTCGGAGCAGCTCCAGACCAGTGCAGTCGTCGACCTCCTCGCCGAGGGCGTCGACGAAGTCGCCGATCGGCGTCCCGTTCCCGAGGACGATGCGCCACCGGTAGCGTCGCCCCTCGCGTTCGGTCTCGAACAGCAACCCCTCGCCGAGATGCTCGAGGGCGAGGTGTGGCACCGACGTACAGACGTCCGTCCGGTCCCAGTGAGTGTAGACCACGAGGGTGTCGCTCGAGCGGTCGAGCACCTTGATCTCACAGTCTGCGCCGCAGTCGTCCTTGACGAGGCAGTCGGCGCAGTAGCTCGACTCGCTGTAGGCGCCCTCGAGCGCCTCGAGGGCCTCCGGCGATCCCTCGGCGTGGTCGACCCGCCAGAGGTGGTCCTCGGTGACGTGACACGACAGCGACCGGATCGTCGCGTCGGGGTGGGCCGCGAGCACGTCGGCGACCGGGTTGGTTCCGGACTCGTGCTCGAGGGCGAAGACGAACTCTCTCATACCCGAAGGGAGGGGCTCACGGGAAAAAGGGTTCCCGCTCACCCACGTACGAAGACGCGATGGTGGTGATCGCCGCGATTCCGTGGCTCCGCGGGCTGTGGAACTACTACCGTGAGTACACGAGCACGCCGATACACACGGCCGCGACGGCGGCGCTCGCGATCTTCGGGATTCTCATCTTCGTCGACCCGCTCTTCGCCGTCGTCGCGATCGGCTCGTACGTCCTCCCGCCGATCGTCCTCTACGTTCGGCAGCCAGCGAACGACGACCGATCGTCGACCGCTCGACCGGATGCAGGCGATGACACTCCCCGGGACGGCGATACGGACACCGATCGGGACGACGGTGACACCGACTCGGACTCGGATCGTGACGGGTAGAGGACTCGTTGAAACGATTTACACCCGGTCACAGCCGAGCGGCCAGCCTCGGTAACGAAGCCGAGGCTGGCCGCCGACGTTCGTGACCGGGTGTGCAATGACTTTCAACGTGTACTCTAGCGGCCGAACGAGGGGTTCCACCGGCCACCGCGCGGATCGATTGACAACGGCCATATACCGATACGTGAAACTGACTGTCATGCCACTCGAACCGTTTCGCGACGACCTCGCGGCGATCGATCAGCAACTGGTCGAGGCGATCGCCCGACGCGTCGAGCACGGACCGTTCACCGACGACGCCGACGCTGCCCGCCGCGTCGTCCTCGAGCGGGCACGCGAGGGCGCTCGAGAGCGCGGCCTCGCCGAGGACGACACGGCCCGGGTGTTCGAACTGCTCGAGGAGGCGATGGAGTGATGAAGCAGACGGTCTCCCGTCGGACGGCGCTCGCAGGGCTCGCGCTGGTGTTTGCGGGCTGTGCTCAGCCGTCGAATCCGGCGTCGGAGGACGCGACAGCGGCGTACGAGGACGCCGAGGTCTCGGCGATCGACGAGGAGATCCTCGACCTGATCGAGGCGCGGATGGCGATCGCCGACGAGATTGGGATCGTCAAAGCCGAGGAGGGGCTCCCGATCGAGGTGCCCGAGCAGGAAGAGGTCGTCCTCGACCGCGTCGCCGGCACCGGCGAGGACGCGGGTGCCGACCCCGAGCTCGTCCGGGCGGTGTTCCGGGAGCTGATCGAGATGAGCAAGGACGTTCAGGAGCGACACGTCGATTGACACTTCCGGACGGAAGTCGTGAAAGATCCTCGCCGCCCCAGGTGGCGGGAATCTTCACACAGTTTCGTCCGGTAGTATGAGCCGCCGGTATCAGAAGCCCTTACCGAGCAGCTCGCGAGCGATGATGTTCTTCTGGATCTCGGTCGTCCCCTCGTAGATCTGGGTGATCTTCGAGTCGCGGTAGAGCCGTTCGACCGGGAAGTCGTTGACGTAGCCGGCGCCGCCGTGGATCTGGACGGCTTCGTCGGCGACGGAAACGGCGACGCGGGAGGCGTACTCCTTGGCCATCGAGGCGAGCATGGTGATGTCCTCGCCCTGGTCGACCTTCCACGAGGATTTGTAGGTCAGCATGCGGGCGGCCTCGGTCTTCGTGTGCATGTCCGCGAGCTTGTGCTGGATCGCCTGGAACTCCGAGATCGGTTTGCCGAACTGCTCGCGATCCTGGGCGTACTCGAGGGCGGCCTCGCTGGCGCCTTTCGCGATGCCGACGCCCTGGGCGGCGACCGCGACGCGGGTCTGGTCGAAAAACTGCATCTGCTGGAGGAAGGCGGCGTCTTTCGTGCCCACGAGGTTCTCTTCGGGGACGCGGACGTCGTCGAAGATTAGTTCGGCCGTGTCCGAGGCGCGGATGCCGAGCTTGCCGGTGATCTTGTCCGCGTTGAAGCCGTCGCGGTCGGATTCGACGATGAGCTGTGAGAAGCCGTTGTAGCGACCCTCGGCGTCCGGGTTGGTCTTACAGAGGACGACGAAGAAGTCGCCGACGGTACCGTTGGTGATCCACATCTTGTTGCCGTTGATCACCCACTCGTCGCCGTCTTTCTCGGCCGTCGTCGAAACCGAGGAGACGTCAGAGCCGGTGTCGGGTTCCGAGATGGCTGCCCCGGAGATCTTCTCACCCATCGCGACGGGTTCGAGGAACCGCTCTTTCTGGTCCTCGGTGCCGAACTCCATGATGGCCTCACAGCCAAAGGAGGAGGCCACGATCGAGAGCGCGATGCCGGGATCGACGGCGAACAGCTCCTCGACGATGATCGTGGTGTCGAGGATCGAGTAGCCGGCGCCGCCGTACTCGATCGGGATGTACGGACCGGTCAGGCCCATCTCGGCCGCCTTCTCGACGATTTCGTAGGGGTATTTCTCCTCGACGTCGTACTCCTCGGCTTCGGGTTCGATCTCGTTTTCCGCGAATCGGCGGACTTCCTCGCGGATCTGTTTCTGCTCGTCGGTGAGTGCGAAGTCCATACGCACCACTTCTTGCCTGAACGATAAAGAACTTCGTAACCCGACATAAACTCGGAAAGAGTTTCTTCCCTCAGAGAGGGAAACGTTCAAACCGCTTGCGGTTACATACCTGAACATGGAACTGGAGGATATCAACACCGTAGCAGTTCTGGGTGCGGGGAACATGGGTCACGGCATCGCGGAGGTCGCTGCCCTCGCCGGGTACGACGTCACGATGCGTGACATCAACGACGAGTTCGTCCAGAACGGCTACGACCAGATCGAGTGGTCCCTCGGAAAGCTCGCCGAGAGCGACCAGATCACCGACGAAGAGGCCGACGCCGCCTTAGCGCGCGTCACGCCGCTGGTCGACCTCGAGGAGGCCGTCGCTGACGCGGACGTCGTCATCGAGGCCGTCCCGGAGAAGATGGAGATCAAACAGGACGTCTGGGAAGACGTCGAGGCGTCCGCCCCCGACCACACGATCTTCACGACGAACACCTCCAGCCTCTCGATCACCGAACTCGCCGCGTTCACCGACCGGCCCGAGCGCTTCTGCGGGATGCACTTTTTCAACCCGCCGGTCCGGATGCAGCTAGTCGAGGTGATCGCCGGCGACGACTCCGACGACGAGGTCCTCGAGGTCGTCGCCGACCTCGCCGAGTCGATGGGCAAGTCGCCCGTCCACGTCCACAAGGACGAACCCGGCTTCATCGTCAACCGCATCCTCGTCCCGCTGATGAACGAGGCGGCCTGGCTCGTCGACGACGACGTGGCGACGATCGCCGAGGTCGACTCCACGACCAAATTCGACCTGGGGCTGCCGATGGGCAGCTTCGAACTCGCCGACCAGGTCGGCATCGACGTCGGCTACCACGTCCTCGAGTACATGCACGAGGTGCTCGGCGACGCCTACGAGCCGGCGCCGCTGCTCGAGGCGAAAGTCGAGGCCGAGGAGTTCGGCAAGAAGACGGGCGCGGGCATCTACGACTACGAGGACGGCCCCGGTGCGGAGATCCCGACCGACGAGTTCTCCGAGGTCGCTCGAGACCGACTGCTCGCGATCATGGCCAACGAAACCGCGAAGCTGATCGGCGGCGGCGTCGCCGAGCCCGAGGCGATCGACGAGGCGACGAAGCTCGGCGCCGGCTTCCCGGACGGCCCGGTCAAGATGGTCGACGCCCACGGCCTCGAGGACGTACTCGAGACGCTCGAGGAGGCCTCCGAGGAGACGGGCCACGAACGCTACGCACCCGCGGACTACCTCGAGGAACGCGCCGAGGCGGGCGGCTTCTACGACGTCGACGAGGACGACGAGGGCGTCTCCTTCGAGACGATCCGCGTCGAGTACCCCGGCGAGATGGTCGGACAGATCGTCCTCGACCGCCCACATCGGATGAACACCATCAGCACCGAGCTGCTCGACGAACTCGCCGAGGCGATCGACCTGCTCGAGGCGGACGACGAGGTGCGTGCGATCCTGCTGACCGGCGAGGGCGAGAAGGCCTTCTCCGCAGGCGCGGACGTCCAGAGCATGGCTGCCGGTGGCGCGGATCCGATCGCTGCGGTCGAACTCTCCCGGAAGGGCCAGGGGACGTTCGGCAAACTCGAGGCCTGTGAGCTGCCCGTCGTCGCGGGAATCGACGGCTACTGTCTCGGCGGCGGGATGGAGCTCGCGACCTGCGCCGACCTCCGGGTCGCCGCAGAGCGCTCGGAGTTCGGCCAGCCGGAGTTCAACCTCGGCCTGATCCCCGGCTGGGGCGGCACCCAGCGGCTCAAACACATCGTCGGCGAGGGCCGCGCCCGGGAGATCATCTTCACAGCCGACCGGTACGAGGCCGAATCGATGGAAGCGTACGGCTTCGTCAACGAGGTCGTCGACAACGCCGACCTCGAAGAGCGCGCGATGGAGCTGGCAGCCCAGCTCGCCGGCGGCCCGCCGATCGCCCACCGCTTCACCAAGCGTGCCATGCTCGCCGGCCGCAACGACACCGACGCCGGCCTCGAGATCGAGGCTACCGCGTTCGGGCAGCTGATGGCGACCGACGACCTCATGGAAGGGATCACCGCGTTCATGGGCGGCGAAGATCCCGAGTTCGAAGGCAAGTAACGCACCCGTTCCGTGCCGGCGTAGCTCGAGTCGGCCTCCGATCACGAGTCGGCGCCTGATCGGTCTCATCCACGGCGACACACGACCGCGGCCGTCGCCATCCGACCCACGTCAAATCACGTAGCCGCGAGATTTATCATCCGCTATGACCATCTGTCGGGCGTGGCAGTAATCGACGAATCGGTGGGAGGAGTCCATCATGACTAACGAGCCGGAGGTACTCGTCGTAGACGACGAGACGCGTCTCGCTGACCTGTTCGCGGCGTGGCTCGAGACGGAGTGGTCCGTCGCGACCGCCTACGACGGGGAGGAGGCGCTCGAGAAGCTGACCGATTCCGTCGAGGTCGTCCTCCTCGACCGTCGGATGCCCGGCATCTCAGGTGACGAAGTGCTCGAGGAGATCCGTGAGGCGGGATACGACTGTCGGGTCGTCATGGTGACGGCCGTCGACCCCGACTTCGACATCATCGAGATGGGGTTCGACGACTACCTCGTCAAGCCGGTCTCGAAAGACGACCTCCACGAGATCGTCAACTCCGTCCTGCGCCGGTCGAGCTACGCGGCCGACGTCCAGGAGTACTACTCGCTCGTCTCGAAAAAGGCGCTCCTCGAGTCCGAAAAGACCGATCACGAACTCGCGGAGACCGAGGAGTACCAGCGCCTTCGAGATCGGCTCGACGAACACCGGGTACGCATCGACGAGACCGTCTCGGAACTCTCGAGTCACGAGGAGTTCGTCGGCGTGTTTCGAGATCTCGAGTCGGGAGACTGAGGCCGCCTTCCTCGGCCAGCGCCCGGTCCCGTTGAGGCTCGCCGATCCCGTTTCTCGCTCGCAAGTCACGGAATCCGTCGTGGCAACCGCTCATCGTTGACGTTCGCTCATCATTCGTCGACGGAGACACTCGCCGGGGGGTTACGACTGTGGCCCCTCGTCCGCCCCGCCAGTGAACTCGTTCTGACCCGCGTCCTGCCCTTCTTTGACCGCCTGGGCCTGTTGTTCCATCTCCTCGACGTCCATCTCGGTCACCGCCTCGATCTCGCCGAGGATCTCGCCGATGTCGTCGAGGCCGATGAGTTCGCGCGTCTCCGCGTCGAACTCGAGGCTCTCGAGGACGTGGCCGTCCTCCCTGACGTCGCTGCCGGTGAGGTGTTTGCCGTACCGCCCGACCATCGAGGAGAGTTCCTGGGGGAGGACGAACGTCGTCGATTCGCTCTGGCCGATCTCGGCGAGCGTATCGAGTCCCTCGTCGATGATGGCGCGTTCGCCCATCGACTCCGCAGATCGGGCCCGCAGGACGGTCGAGATCGCCTCACCCTGTGACTCGAGGATTCGGCTCTGTTTTTCACCCTGGGCGCGGATGATGTTCGACTGCTTGTCACCCTCTGCTTTCTCGATGGCGCTGCGGCGTTCACCCTGCGCCTCGAGGATCATCGCCCGGCGCCGGCGTTCGGCGGAGGTCTGCTGTTCCATCGCGCCCTTGACGTCGCGGGAGGGAGTGACCTCGCGGACCTCGACGCTCTCGACGCGGATGCCCCACTCGTCGGTGGGTTCGTCGAGTTCCTCGCGGATCCGGGCGTTGATGCGTTCGCGCTTGCTCAGCGTGTCGTCGAGTTCCATGTCACCGAGCACGGCGCGCAGCGTCGTCTGGGCGAGGTTCGACACTGCCCGCTTGTAGTCGTCGACCTCGAGGAACGCTCGCTTGGCGTCCATCACCCGGATGTAGACGACCGCGTCGGCCGTGACCGGCGAGTTGTCTCGCGTGATCGCCTCCTGATGAGGGACGTCGATCGTCTGGGTCCGCATGTCGAAGCGGTACACCCGGGAGACGAACGGCGGCACGAAGTTGATCCCCGGCTCTAAGAGCTTGCGGTACTCGCCGAAGACCGTCAGTGCGCCCCTGTCGTAGGCGTCGACGATTTCGACCGCGCTCAGTATCGCTGCGACGACCACGACGAGCACGAGCGCGCCGACGATGGTGAACGATTCGACGACCTGAAGCGGGACGATGAGGTCCATTAGTAGTTGGAGGGTCGCCGGAAGAATAACCCTTGGGAGCAACCAGCACGCAGGTATTACCGCTCGAGGGGATAGTTGGGCTCTGTTGAGACCATCGGTGACTGATACAAACGGCCGACTGCACACAGGAGAGGAGTACAGCACGACGATTCTGTTTGGTTCACGCCGAGGTCGGTGACCCAGTTTGCTCACTACACGTGCATACTCACCGTTGGATGTTTGCCAGTTCTAAGATGTTTTCCTCACTGTCGTGTGGTATACAACATTCAAGTCGAATCACATATCTAGCCTATTCAGAGTTTGAACAATCAAACGTTCTCCAGAACGAAAGCCTTGGCCCACTATCTTCTCGTATTTCTCCGATATCTACGCGGACCTGGACGCACTCGTAATCGTAGTCGGTGAGATCGAGTGTTATTCCTTCGTCTCGTAATTGATCGGCCCGCCACGCTTGGATGACGTACGATCCTGCCTGTGTTGGATGGCCTTCGAAATACACTCCACTCCACCTGTCGTCTCCTAACTCCGACGTCGTCTCCGCTGCTGCTGGGATCTCGATTGAGGTCTCATATACGATCTCGTCCTGCTCAGAGATATCTATGAATAGTGTATGTGGGTCGTCCTGATAATTAACAGCCAACAACTGATCTAGTTGTGTATCTTTTGTCGGTTCGCTCCGGTCAAAACATCCAGCAAGCGCAACCGGAATTGACGCAGCCGACCAGCGGAGGACTTGACGGCGTGTTTGCGGGGACATACGTGAAATCAAGTGGCTCAAAAACATATTGGTTGCTATCTCATTTGTCCCGGGATACGGAGATGATCTGAGAATCACACTCCCTGTACTGCCCCAATCACTAACCCTCGCAGATCCCGTCTCATACTGATGGTTGTAGTCTCTTACCGGTGATCGCCCCCCGGGACGGCGATCACCGGTACACAGTTACAACCGTCATAATGAATGCAAGGCGGAAACCCGCGTCTTCAGGCGTCCTCGGAACGCAGAGCGTTCCGATGTGCGAACGAGACGCTTTGCGTCTCGTCAACGCGGGGGGAAGTCGACAACGATGCCACAACCCGCGTTCGATTGACAGTTCGTGACACATTCACGTCCTGATACAGTACGACTGTTGGGAACCATCACCGCACAGTCTGTGTGACAGAGTCTGACAATTCGAGATGCAAACGCCAACGCCGATACGGTCGGGTGCTCAGGAGGAGAGACACCGTGGGTGGCGAACCGACACCGCGGGGGTTTTGATCAGGGGGCGTAAACTGCTTCGGTAATGGACGACGAACTGCGAACGCGCGTCGAGCGCGAGGCCGAAAAACACGCGCTGTTGAACGCCGTCAAACACGAGAGCGACGCCAACGTCGGCGCCGTGATGGGGCCGCTGATGGGCGACAACCCCGACTTCCGCGAGCACGCCGACGCCGTCCCCGGCGTCGTCGGCGGCGTCGTGAGCCGGGTCAACGACCTCGAGTACGCCGAGAAACGCGCGCGACTCGAGGAACTCGCCCCCGACGAGTTAGCCGAGCTCGAGGCCGAGGACGAGGAAGACGAGTACGACCTGCCGGCGCTGCCGAACGCCGAGGCGTACGACGAGATCCGGATGCGGTGTGCCCCCAATCCCAACGGCCCGTGGCACGTCGGCCACGCCCGGATGCCCGCCGTCATCGGCACGTACAAGGAGCGCTACGACGGCTGGTTCTGCGTCCGCTTCGACGACACCGACCCCGAGACCAAACGGCCGGATCTCGACGCCTACGACGCCATCCTCGAGTCCGTCGAGTACCTCGGCTTTTCGCCCGACGCGGTGTACAGAGCGAGCGACCGCCTCGAGACCTACTACGACCACGCTCGCGAGCTGATCGAGCTGGGCGGGGCCTACACCTGTGACCTCCCCGGCGAGGAGTTCAGCGAGCTGAAAAACGCCGGGAAGCCGTCGCCGAACCGCGATAAGGATCCGGAGACGGTGCGCTCCGAGTTCGAGGCGATGGTCGACGGCGAGTACGAGAGCGGCGAGATCGTCCTGCGCGTCAAGACCGACATCGAGCACAAGAACCCCGCGCTCCGGGACTTCGTCGCGTTCCGGATGGTCGATACGCCCCATCCGCGCGAGGAAGCCAGCGAGTACCGTTGCTGGCCGATGCTCGACTTCCAGTCGGGAATCGACGATCACCTGATCGGCATCACCCACATCATCCGTGGGATCGACCTGCAGGACTCGGCCAAACGCCAGCAGTTCGTCTACGACTACTTCGACTGGGAATACCCCGAAGTCGTCCACTGGGGCCACGTCCAGCTCGACGCCTACGACGTGAAGATGAGCACGTCGACGATCAAGGAGCTGATCGAAGCGGGCGAGCTCGACGGCTGGGACGACCCCCGCGCGCCGACGCTCGCGAGCCTCGAGCGACGGGGCATCCGCGGCGAGGCGATCACGTCGGCGATGGTCGAACTCGGCACGTCGACCAGCGACGTCGACCTCGCGATGAGTGCGATCTACGCGGCCAACCGCGACCTGATCGACGAGGAGGCCGATCGACGCTTCCTCGTTCGCGACGGTGTTTCACTTCCCCTCGCCGGCAGCCCGCCCGCGGAGGCGACCCCACTGCTGCACCCCGACCACGAAGCGCGCGGAACCCGAACGATCCCGGCTGGCGACGCCGTGTTGCTCGAGGAGGAGGACCTCCCCGCCCGCGAGGACCGCGTCTGGCT
This portion of the Natronobeatus ordinarius genome encodes:
- a CDS encoding DUF7475 family protein — protein: MGATPTTSTDSTFELPSNPVGYVAILMAVITGVLHLVASTNAIEFSQVLAILFVLNGLGFLGGAALYLTRFWRRPLFLVAAAYSIVTILALFPVQGWGVEAFYMEGNLNPLAVITKAAEAILAVCAVYLYVDAGE
- a CDS encoding helix-turn-helix domain-containing protein, with amino-acid sequence MREFVFALEHESGTNPVADVLAAHPDATIRSLSCHVTEDHLWRVDHAEGSPEALEALEGAYSESSYCADCLVKDDCGADCEIKVLDRSSDTLVVYTHWDRTDVCTSVPHLALEHLGEGLLFETEREGRRYRWRIVLGNGTPIGDFVDALGEEVDDCTGLELLRLADVDPEPDAEGPLSREQRAALRAAVERGYYETPRRIDLSELAAELELPRSTLSYRLRRAEAELATTFVRGETGEALFPRL
- a CDS encoding chorismate mutase, with the translated sequence MKQTVSRRTALAGLALVFAGCAQPSNPASEDATAAYEDAEVSAIDEEILDLIEARMAIADEIGIVKAEEGLPIEVPEQEEVVLDRVAGTGEDAGADPELVRAVFRELIEMSKDVQERHVD
- a CDS encoding acyl-CoA dehydrogenase family protein, which codes for MDFALTDEQKQIREEVRRFAENEIEPEAEEYDVEEKYPYEIVEKAAEMGLTGPYIPIEYGGAGYSILDTTIIVEELFAVDPGIALSIVASSFGCEAIMEFGTEDQKERFLEPVAMGEKISGAAISEPDTGSDVSSVSTTAEKDGDEWVINGNKMWITNGTVGDFFVVLCKTNPDAEGRYNGFSQLIVESDRDGFNADKITGKLGIRASDTAELIFDDVRVPEENLVGTKDAAFLQQMQFFDQTRVAVAAQGVGIAKGASEAALEYAQDREQFGKPISEFQAIQHKLADMHTKTEAARMLTYKSSWKVDQGEDITMLASMAKEYASRVAVSVADEAVQIHGGAGYVNDFPVERLYRDSKITQIYEGTTEIQKNIIARELLGKGF
- a CDS encoding 3-hydroxyacyl-CoA dehydrogenase/enoyl-CoA hydratase family protein; this encodes MELEDINTVAVLGAGNMGHGIAEVAALAGYDVTMRDINDEFVQNGYDQIEWSLGKLAESDQITDEEADAALARVTPLVDLEEAVADADVVIEAVPEKMEIKQDVWEDVEASAPDHTIFTTNTSSLSITELAAFTDRPERFCGMHFFNPPVRMQLVEVIAGDDSDDEVLEVVADLAESMGKSPVHVHKDEPGFIVNRILVPLMNEAAWLVDDDVATIAEVDSTTKFDLGLPMGSFELADQVGIDVGYHVLEYMHEVLGDAYEPAPLLEAKVEAEEFGKKTGAGIYDYEDGPGAEIPTDEFSEVARDRLLAIMANETAKLIGGGVAEPEAIDEATKLGAGFPDGPVKMVDAHGLEDVLETLEEASEETGHERYAPADYLEERAEAGGFYDVDEDDEGVSFETIRVEYPGEMVGQIVLDRPHRMNTISTELLDELAEAIDLLEADDEVRAILLTGEGEKAFSAGADVQSMAAGGADPIAAVELSRKGQGTFGKLEACELPVVAGIDGYCLGGGMELATCADLRVAAERSEFGQPEFNLGLIPGWGGTQRLKHIVGEGRAREIIFTADRYEAESMEAYGFVNEVVDNADLEERAMELAAQLAGGPPIAHRFTKRAMLAGRNDTDAGLEIEATAFGQLMATDDLMEGITAFMGGEDPEFEGK
- a CDS encoding HalX domain-containing protein; this translates as MTNEPEVLVVDDETRLADLFAAWLETEWSVATAYDGEEALEKLTDSVEVVLLDRRMPGISGDEVLEEIREAGYDCRVVMVTAVDPDFDIIEMGFDDYLVKPVSKDDLHEIVNSVLRRSSYAADVQEYYSLVSKKALLESEKTDHELAETEEYQRLRDRLDEHRVRIDETVSELSSHEEFVGVFRDLESGD
- a CDS encoding SPFH domain-containing protein, which gives rise to MDLIVPLQVVESFTIVGALVLVVVVAAILSAVEIVDAYDRGALTVFGEYRKLLEPGINFVPPFVSRVYRFDMRTQTIDVPHQEAITRDNSPVTADAVVYIRVMDAKRAFLEVDDYKRAVSNLAQTTLRAVLGDMELDDTLSKRERINARIREELDEPTDEWGIRVESVEVREVTPSRDVKGAMEQQTSAERRRRAMILEAQGERRSAIEKAEGDKQSNIIRAQGEKQSRILESQGEAISTVLRARSAESMGERAIIDEGLDTLAEIGQSESTTFVLPQELSSMVGRYGKHLTGSDVREDGHVLESLEFDAETRELIGLDDIGEILGEIEAVTEMDVEEMEQQAQAVKEGQDAGQNEFTGGADEGPQS
- a CDS encoding glutamate--tRNA ligase — encoded protein: MDDELRTRVEREAEKHALLNAVKHESDANVGAVMGPLMGDNPDFREHADAVPGVVGGVVSRVNDLEYAEKRARLEELAPDELAELEAEDEEDEYDLPALPNAEAYDEIRMRCAPNPNGPWHVGHARMPAVIGTYKERYDGWFCVRFDDTDPETKRPDLDAYDAILESVEYLGFSPDAVYRASDRLETYYDHARELIELGGAYTCDLPGEEFSELKNAGKPSPNRDKDPETVRSEFEAMVDGEYESGEIVLRVKTDIEHKNPALRDFVAFRMVDTPHPREEASEYRCWPMLDFQSGIDDHLIGITHIIRGIDLQDSAKRQQFVYDYFDWEYPEVVHWGHVQLDAYDVKMSTSTIKELIEAGELDGWDDPRAPTLASLERRGIRGEAITSAMVELGTSTSDVDLAMSAIYAANRDLIDEEADRRFLVRDGVSLPLAGSPPAEATPLLHPDHEARGTRTIPAGDAVLLEEEDLPAREDRVWLKGLGCFQYTRDALQYTGEEIEVVREGDVDVVHWVPASESVPVRMRTMEGDVSGRAEPDVADLEPDEVVQFERIGFARIDDIDGDEVVAYYAHP